The following are encoded together in the Paludisphaera mucosa genome:
- a CDS encoding DUF4158 domain-containing protein yields the protein MPIGLLSDAERERLDGFPAHIIPADLDTYFILSRADRRQIPPTTSATNRLGFALQLGMLRFLGFCPDDLSTAPQRVVAFVAKQLDIDPGEIVRDGRRGQTRTEHLRQIRRYLGFRKATARDLVQLELRLVDRALEHDRPTVLLRLDCENLLASGSNGRGSLIWSASSPRPDDEPSRRPTDGWECS from the coding sequence GTGCCCATCGGGTTGCTCAGCGATGCGGAACGCGAGCGGCTCGACGGCTTCCCCGCCCACATCATCCCCGCCGACCTCGACACCTACTTCATCCTCTCCCGCGCCGACCGCAGGCAGATTCCTCCCACCACCTCGGCTACCAACCGCCTGGGGTTCGCCCTGCAACTCGGCATGCTCCGTTTCCTGGGCTTCTGCCCGGACGACCTGAGTACAGCCCCCCAGAGGGTCGTCGCCTTCGTGGCGAAGCAACTGGACATCGACCCGGGCGAGATCGTGAGGGATGGCCGGCGGGGCCAGACGCGGACCGAGCACCTCCGGCAAATCCGCCGCTACCTCGGCTTCCGCAAGGCCACGGCCAGGGACCTGGTCCAGCTCGAACTCCGGCTCGTGGACCGCGCCCTGGAGCACGACCGACCCACCGTGCTCTTGCGCCTGGACTGCGAAAACCTGCTGGCCTCCGGATCGAACGGCCGGGGATCACTCATCTGGAGCGCGTCATCGCCTCGTCCCGACGACGAGCCCAGCAGGAGACCTACCGACGGCTGGGAATGCTCCTGA
- a CDS encoding serine/threonine-protein kinase: MGVVYLARQCLLNRTCVLKMILAGDHAGAEAVARFLAEAEAIARLQHPNIVQIRHIGETDGLPYFELEYVDGGSLDRRLDGTPWPVRSAVELVEALALGVAEAHRLGVIHRDLKPANVLLGDDGTPKITDFGLAKSLAGNSGLTRTDSIMGSPGYMSPEQAEGKTKEVGPPADLYALGAILYELLTGRPPFRGATVLETLEQVRTTEPVPPSRLVPRLPRDVETIALKCLQKEPARRYDSAAALAEDLRRFRAGESIVARPVPFWERTIRWARRRPAIASLAVAVLLLSATLIGLGVLSYERIDGALRIAEVRRKAAEASRLEATKQSKAAEANFARAREAVDESFTIVSESKLLNVPGLRALRADLLGSSTRFYEEFLRERGDDPSLRNDLLRARLRIAHVFRELGRSKEAKEAYEAAVAGFERALRDRPDDLDLKSGLADALHWTSSSGPNDRKIAIQRRIVALREEVFAGRPTDGPCKRDLALSCSRLYESLIGTRPAEALLVLERSVVLRLELAEAFPDDADAIDGVFVSFFKLARAMGSSRSLALNRRALEFGRESLRLRPNDPITAHDFLLATQDAVAILSDSGRNDDAEVIAELRRSVKTLGELARVNADTPSIQESYLGITRDLADRLVALNRPDEAVRALLESQAALDRFPRGTAADLAGCADRNVALAQRLGEINPDLTPEQKARRDELLDHAVGDYRAAVAGGWKEFAVLKDTTLIEGRPGHRALMTEAESAAKKTADPDASGRAVVALAVSRPRLDVKRDRAIAQAALGVVRARSRLVDEAIATMDKAGALFDELARERPGDPEVRKARADALADFHVALSDLALDRRRRGKAEESGVAQRRADEFVADLSRERPNDPEVEAARRRALLGAADVRREASRWGETYLALRKSEASAREAARGASAGRPADQSIVATLAHVGYGYGKLALWDEATGALTNAYEIDPVGLQAVEGAGDTGIAAWYRVAVLLFQGGELDAYERLREKMLRENTAGNLGSTLDQIRIATLRTDPRSDWRQILDLAEKFPERNPWGQTVRGFALLRAGRNQEALDAFKKDPEWINAWPARAIAHHRLGQTAFAHEWLDRADQHVRGDLDDALAGAGFTQSGRVSWWDDWLLRMIWTREAHELIDGKAWPDAVWMQQQRARVLARINEAK, encoded by the coding sequence ATGGGCGTCGTCTACCTCGCCCGGCAATGCCTCCTGAACCGCACCTGCGTCCTGAAGATGATCCTCGCCGGCGACCATGCCGGCGCCGAGGCGGTCGCACGCTTCCTGGCCGAGGCGGAGGCCATCGCCCGCTTGCAACACCCCAATATCGTCCAGATCCGCCACATCGGCGAGACCGACGGGCTCCCCTACTTCGAACTGGAGTACGTCGACGGCGGCAGCCTCGACCGGAGGCTCGACGGCACCCCTTGGCCGGTGCGGTCGGCGGTCGAGCTGGTCGAGGCGCTGGCGCTGGGAGTGGCCGAGGCGCATCGCCTGGGCGTCATCCACCGCGACCTGAAGCCGGCGAACGTCCTGCTGGGCGACGACGGCACCCCCAAGATCACCGACTTCGGCCTGGCCAAGTCGCTGGCGGGGAACTCCGGGCTGACGCGGACCGACTCGATCATGGGCTCGCCCGGCTACATGTCGCCCGAGCAGGCCGAGGGCAAGACCAAGGAGGTCGGGCCGCCGGCCGACCTCTACGCCCTGGGGGCGATCCTCTACGAGCTGCTGACCGGCCGCCCGCCGTTCCGGGGTGCGACGGTCCTGGAGACGCTCGAGCAGGTCAGGACGACCGAGCCCGTGCCGCCGTCGCGGCTGGTGCCCCGCCTGCCCCGGGACGTCGAGACCATCGCGCTGAAATGCTTGCAGAAGGAGCCGGCGAGGCGCTACGACTCGGCCGCCGCGCTGGCCGAGGATCTGCGGCGGTTCCGCGCCGGCGAGTCGATCGTCGCGCGGCCGGTCCCGTTCTGGGAGCGAACCATCAGGTGGGCGCGACGCCGGCCGGCGATCGCATCGCTCGCGGTGGCGGTCCTCCTGCTGTCGGCGACGCTGATAGGGCTTGGCGTCTTGTCGTACGAAAGAATCGACGGCGCACTACGCATCGCCGAGGTGCGACGCAAGGCCGCCGAGGCCAGTCGGCTCGAGGCGACCAAGCAATCGAAGGCCGCCGAGGCCAACTTCGCCCGCGCCCGCGAGGCCGTCGACGAGTCGTTCACCATCGTGAGCGAAAGCAAGCTGCTCAACGTCCCGGGTCTCCGTGCCCTCCGCGCCGATCTGCTCGGCTCGTCCACGAGATTCTACGAGGAGTTCCTCCGAGAGCGGGGCGACGACCCCTCCCTGAGGAACGATCTGCTGCGGGCCAGGCTGCGTATCGCTCACGTGTTTCGTGAGCTGGGACGGTCGAAGGAAGCGAAGGAAGCTTACGAAGCCGCCGTAGCCGGCTTCGAGCGTGCCCTTCGCGATCGGCCCGACGACCTCGACCTCAAGAGCGGCTTGGCGGATGCGCTCCATTGGACCTCCTCGTCCGGGCCGAACGATCGGAAGATCGCGATCCAACGCCGGATCGTCGCCTTGCGGGAGGAGGTCTTCGCGGGCCGCCCCACCGATGGCCCGTGCAAGCGGGACCTCGCCCTTTCCTGCAGCCGGCTCTACGAGAGCTTGATAGGGACGCGACCAGCCGAAGCCCTCCTTGTTCTGGAGCGAAGCGTGGTACTCCGGCTGGAGCTGGCCGAAGCGTTCCCGGACGACGCCGACGCGATCGACGGCGTGTTCGTGTCGTTCTTCAAGCTCGCGCGGGCGATGGGATCGAGTCGGTCGCTGGCCTTGAACCGGCGGGCGCTGGAGTTCGGACGGGAGTCGCTGCGGCTGCGGCCGAACGATCCGATCACCGCCCACGACTTCTTGTTGGCCACTCAAGACGCGGTCGCGATCCTTTCGGACTCGGGCCGAAATGACGACGCCGAGGTGATCGCCGAGTTGCGCCGGTCGGTGAAGACGCTCGGCGAGTTGGCCCGGGTGAATGCCGACACGCCGAGCATCCAGGAGAGCTATCTCGGAATCACCCGAGACCTGGCGGATCGGCTCGTTGCGCTGAATAGGCCGGACGAGGCGGTCCGCGCCCTACTGGAATCGCAAGCGGCCCTCGACCGGTTTCCCCGAGGGACGGCGGCCGATCTCGCCGGCTGTGCCGATCGGAATGTCGCCCTCGCCCAGCGACTGGGTGAGATCAATCCGGACCTAACGCCGGAACAGAAAGCCCGGCGCGATGAACTCCTCGACCACGCGGTGGGCGACTACCGGGCAGCCGTGGCAGGGGGCTGGAAAGAGTTCGCCGTACTAAAAGACACGACGCTCATCGAGGGCCGTCCAGGCCACAGGGCGCTGATGACGGAAGCAGAGTCCGCGGCGAAAAAAACGGCCGACCCGGATGCGTCCGGCAGGGCAGTTGTTGCGCTGGCGGTTTCGAGACCTCGATTGGACGTCAAGCGCGATCGCGCCATAGCCCAAGCCGCCCTCGGCGTCGTCCGCGCCCGCTCCCGGTTGGTCGACGAGGCCATCGCCACGATGGACAAGGCCGGAGCCCTCTTCGACGAACTCGCGCGCGAAAGGCCCGGCGACCCCGAAGTCCGGAAGGCCCGCGCCGACGCACTCGCCGACTTCCACGTGGCCCTGTCCGACCTCGCACTCGATCGGCGCAGGCGTGGGAAGGCCGAGGAGTCGGGCGTGGCCCAGAGAAGGGCCGACGAATTCGTCGCCGATCTTTCCCGCGAGCGGCCGAACGACCCGGAGGTCGAGGCCGCCCGGCGCCGGGCCCTGCTCGGGGCCGCCGACGTGCGACGCGAGGCGAGCCGCTGGGGCGAGACCTACCTGGCCCTACGCAAGTCGGAAGCGAGCGCCCGAGAGGCTGCTCGGGGCGCCTCGGCCGGCAGGCCGGCAGACCAGAGTATCGTCGCGACCTTGGCCCATGTCGGCTACGGGTACGGTAAGCTCGCCCTCTGGGACGAGGCCACTGGCGCTCTCACCAACGCGTACGAGATCGACCCTGTCGGCCTGCAGGCCGTGGAAGGCGCCGGGGACACGGGTATCGCCGCTTGGTATCGGGTTGCCGTATTGCTGTTTCAAGGCGGTGAGTTGGACGCGTATGAACGGCTCCGCGAGAAAATGCTCCGCGAGAACACCGCGGGCAACCTCGGGTCTACTCTCGATCAGATCCGAATCGCGACCCTTCGCACCGATCCACGCTCCGACTGGAGACAGATCCTCGACCTCGCCGAGAAGTTCCCCGAGCGAAATCCCTGGGGCCAGACCGTGAGAGGGTTCGCGCTCCTGCGAGCCGGAAGAAACCAAGAGGCCCTGGACGCATTCAAGAAAGACCCCGAGTGGATCAACGCCTGGCCTGCGCGAGCGATTGCCCACCACCGGTTGGGACAAACCGCCTTTGCACATGAATGGCTCGACCGAGCCGACCAGCATGTTCGAGGGGATCTGGATGATGCACTGGCCGGGGCCGGGTTCACCCAATCCGGTCGGGTTTCCTGGTGGGACGACTGGCTGTTGAGGATGATCTGGACTCGCGAGGCCCACGAGCTTATCGACGGTAAGGCCTGGCCGGACGCGGTGTGGATGCAGCAACAGAGGGCCCGCGTGCTCGCCCGAATCAACGAGGCGAAGTAG
- a CDS encoding ISAs1 family transposase gives MAEPRRFGLDEVVAHFQELEDLRSEVNRKHPLGSVVVIALVAVLAGASGPTMIAHWAALKEDLLASVLPLPHGVPCKDGFRRVLMALRPEAFQAYFAAWVRALRDEAAAQTGVERPTLAIDGKTLRRSHDRKSGLGALHSVTAWASEYGMSLGQVARDEKSNEITAIPELLRLVDVAGGVVTIDAMGCQKEIAGAVAAAGCDDVLALKGNQGTLHQAVIDHLMSRWEADFEGDAVGRRQFEGTGHGRRETRTYLQFEAPDDLPGREARRGPRSIGVAISEVAEAVRPPTRSATTSAACRSSRTRRRSPTRSARTGAWRTAATRPWT, from the coding sequence ATGGCGGAACCGCGGCGGTTCGGGCTGGACGAGGTCGTGGCGCATTTCCAGGAACTCGAAGACCTGCGGTCGGAGGTCAACCGCAAGCATCCGCTCGGCTCGGTGGTGGTCATCGCCCTGGTCGCGGTCCTCGCCGGGGCGTCGGGGCCGACGATGATCGCGCATTGGGCGGCCCTGAAGGAGGATCTGCTCGCCTCGGTGTTGCCGCTGCCGCACGGGGTCCCGTGCAAGGACGGCTTCCGGCGCGTGCTGATGGCCTTGCGGCCCGAGGCGTTCCAGGCGTACTTCGCCGCCTGGGTCCGGGCGTTGCGCGACGAGGCAGCGGCCCAGACCGGCGTCGAGCGGCCGACGTTGGCGATCGACGGCAAGACGCTGCGACGCAGCCACGACCGCAAGAGCGGCCTGGGGGCGTTGCATTCGGTGACCGCCTGGGCGAGCGAATACGGGATGTCGCTGGGCCAGGTCGCCCGCGACGAGAAGTCCAACGAGATCACGGCGATCCCCGAGTTGCTCAGGCTGGTGGACGTCGCCGGGGGAGTCGTGACGATCGACGCGATGGGCTGCCAGAAGGAGATCGCCGGGGCCGTCGCCGCCGCCGGGTGCGACGACGTGCTGGCGTTGAAGGGGAACCAGGGGACGCTGCATCAGGCGGTCATCGACCACCTGATGAGCCGCTGGGAGGCGGATTTCGAGGGCGACGCGGTCGGCCGCCGCCAGTTCGAGGGGACCGGCCACGGCCGTCGCGAGACGCGGACCTACCTCCAATTCGAGGCCCCAGACGACCTGCCGGGTCGCGAGGCGCGGCGGGGGCCGAGGTCGATCGGCGTGGCGATCTCCGAGGTCGCCGAGGCGGTCAGGCCGCCGACGAGGTCCGCTACTACATCAGCAGCCTGCCGGTCGAGCCGGACGCGAAGGCGTTCGCCCACGCGATCCGCTCGCACTGGGGCGTGGAGAACGGCTGCCACTAGACCCTGGACGTGA